The Mangrovibacterium diazotrophicum genome has a segment encoding these proteins:
- a CDS encoding RNA polymerase sigma-70 factor, producing the protein MTKLAGSGNQEEQFIIQRMIEGDKRAFKYFFDKYYRELCNFVNIYLKDEMLAEEVVQDIFVYFWENKQKIKIHSSVKAYLFGASKYKSLNVLRSQKDNLVWFDAIEASESYIDEIPMEQFSGIEEFRQILNDAILQLPEKCREIFLLSKKQELSNKQIAEQLGVSVKTVENQMTIALKKLRSCLEPHRDKIFLLFLLDFFK; encoded by the coding sequence TTGACGAAATTGGCAGGATCGGGGAATCAAGAAGAGCAATTTATTATTCAACGAATGATTGAAGGCGACAAACGGGCCTTCAAATATTTCTTTGACAAGTATTACCGCGAGCTCTGTAATTTTGTCAATATTTACCTGAAAGACGAGATGCTTGCCGAAGAGGTAGTGCAGGATATCTTCGTTTACTTTTGGGAAAACAAGCAAAAAATAAAAATCCATTCTTCAGTTAAAGCCTACCTGTTCGGTGCGTCGAAATATAAAAGTTTGAACGTGCTTCGTTCGCAGAAAGACAACCTGGTTTGGTTTGATGCCATTGAGGCGAGCGAAAGTTATATCGACGAGATTCCGATGGAGCAGTTCTCCGGTATCGAGGAATTTCGACAAATACTGAATGATGCGATATTGCAACTTCCTGAAAAATGTCGCGAGATTTTTTTACTCAGCAAAAAGCAGGAACTATCCAACAAACAAATAGCCGAACAACTGGGGGTGTCCGTTAAAACAGTTGAAAATCAGATGACAATCGCGTTGAAAAAGTTGCGAAGCTGTCTGGAGCCGCACCGCGACAAAATCTTTCTACTCTTCCTGCTCGATTTTTTCAAATAA
- a CDS encoding FecR family protein: protein MENEIPWGKIQYYLIHSDEKPDEELQQWLQKSDYNRKLWGEVKLTYLISGELPREFEPDQKVAWSKIENRIAAKQRRVRLNPVFLKVAASILLFFVGGLAGYYLMQHQEVQYAEVFSPYGHKTKVVLPDQSVVWLNGNSSLKYATNFEHSRDVQLTGEALLQVTKDPGNVFRLRSGDVKVEVYGTKFNFKHYSNDQNAEVALIEGSVGLFNRDKLLTKMTPGQVANLNPETNKLEVSSENMDMIVSWSTDELVVENQSFGEVLKYLERWYGVEFHYDKSIDLQQRLSFKVKTESLPELLSTIGYLTSIKYRIEGKNVELSK, encoded by the coding sequence ATGGAAAACGAAATCCCTTGGGGGAAAATACAATATTACCTGATTCATTCGGATGAAAAGCCGGATGAAGAGCTTCAGCAATGGCTACAAAAATCGGATTATAACAGGAAATTATGGGGAGAAGTTAAACTGACTTATCTGATCTCGGGCGAACTCCCTCGTGAGTTTGAGCCGGATCAAAAAGTAGCTTGGAGCAAAATTGAAAACCGGATTGCAGCAAAGCAACGGAGGGTGAGATTGAATCCGGTTTTCTTAAAAGTTGCAGCTTCCATACTCCTGTTTTTTGTCGGTGGCCTGGCAGGCTACTACCTTATGCAGCACCAGGAGGTACAATATGCTGAAGTGTTTTCACCTTATGGCCACAAAACCAAAGTCGTATTACCCGACCAATCTGTCGTTTGGCTCAACGGCAACTCCTCCTTGAAATATGCAACAAATTTTGAGCATTCGCGGGATGTGCAATTAACCGGAGAAGCATTGCTGCAGGTGACCAAAGATCCCGGTAACGTATTTCGTTTGCGTTCCGGCGATGTGAAGGTCGAAGTATACGGAACCAAATTCAATTTTAAACACTACTCAAATGATCAGAATGCTGAAGTGGCTTTGATCGAGGGAAGTGTGGGCTTGTTCAACCGCGATAAATTGCTGACCAAGATGACTCCGGGGCAAGTTGCGAACCTGAATCCGGAAACAAATAAACTGGAAGTTAGCAGCGAAAATATGGACATGATCGTATCGTGGAGCACCGATGAACTGGTTGTTGAGAACCAGTCGTTCGGCGAAGTTTTGAAATACCTGGAACGCTGGTACGGCGTCGAGTTTCACTACGACAAGAGCATTGATTTGCAGCAGCGTCTGAGTTTCAAAGTTAAAACTGAAAGTCTGCCCGAACTGCTTTCAACTATCGGATACTTAACATCAATCAAATATCGAATCGAAGGTAAAAATGTTGAACTCTCAAAATGA
- a CDS encoding TonB-dependent receptor: MKLTLVLCLFVGLLSSMAETNAQSTRLNLKIQQGTVKDVIEEVERQTDYSFMYDNNVLDVSRNITVVTENSSIKEIMDQVVEGQNLKYELVNRFIVVSEKGATVNQQKEIKVSGKVTGEKGEALPGVTIVVKGTSTGTVTDFNGNYSLADIPGDATLVFSFVGMQAQEVVVAGQSKIDVVLQEESIGLEEVVAIGYGTMKKSDLTGSVSSINSDKFQVGAGLTPQAIMKGSISGVSISQNSGKPGGTNTIRVRGGTSISASNEPLYVIDGVPISTSAGVSSTKLSSTYDYFDQEAVDPLSSINPNDIESINILKDASATAIYGSRGANGVIMITTKRGKAGRTQLDYSFNTGFSNASKQLDVLTGDEYRSIVNELGLTLDDKGDNANWQDRIERTALTTSNFLSLTGGVEKSNYRVSVGYSDQEGIIKSSGAKNFNSRVNLTHTELDGKLKFDVNMSYGQQTTNQAPVSNTVGSEMGSSILYEAYVFNPTYPIYDENGDYYNVPPYRVNPVSYTTDLLDERKSTKFLGNISASYNFIKPLTFQVNGGYNVNQLDRNSYISKSNLLGNGNDGYVNIQKLGDYNKLLETILKYDQKFGKHGINAMAGYSYQYFYNEGFNQSASGFLSDVFKWYSIQAATSINIPTSYAEENKLISMYGRANYNYDDRYLFTATLRRDGSSRFGADNKWGLFPSAAFSWRVSNEDFYSSNLVSDLKFRASYGVTGSQEIGNYNSLSTLSASSSGYIVGGSKVTIVMPAQYANPDLKWEETAQVDIGIDFGFVGGRLQGSLDWYSKKTSDLLLSIDIPSPSYISKQVANVGAVRNSGIEFTLNADLIRSGNFKWNANINVSHNSNKVLSLANDKWVGEDMQTAPCQGQGLSGTYAQLITPGQPLGTFYGKRFIGFDEDGLEQYANDGESEVIGCAQPDLSFGFASNFSYKNWSLAMNFHGTLGNDIYNGTRNNQAYLSNLPGRNVFKEAVTSGVSRSQAKAYSSRFIEDGSFLRLDNLTLGYTFNTTNTFLSNAKVYVSGQNLFVITGYSGLDPEVNSEISSTGTAPLGIDYLSYPKARTFTLGINVSF, translated from the coding sequence ATGAAATTGACACTTGTCTTATGTCTGTTTGTCGGGCTGTTGAGTTCAATGGCTGAGACGAATGCTCAAAGTACCCGCCTAAATCTGAAAATTCAACAAGGAACAGTGAAAGATGTCATCGAAGAGGTTGAACGTCAGACTGATTATTCATTCATGTACGATAACAATGTTTTGGACGTGAGTCGAAATATCACGGTTGTAACCGAAAACTCTTCGATCAAGGAAATCATGGATCAGGTTGTTGAAGGACAAAATCTAAAATATGAATTGGTCAACCGTTTTATAGTAGTATCCGAAAAAGGCGCCACTGTAAATCAACAAAAAGAGATAAAAGTAAGTGGTAAAGTGACCGGCGAAAAGGGCGAGGCCCTGCCCGGGGTGACGATCGTTGTGAAAGGAACGTCAACCGGTACGGTAACCGATTTCAACGGAAACTACTCACTGGCCGACATTCCGGGTGATGCGACTTTGGTATTCTCGTTTGTGGGGATGCAAGCTCAGGAAGTTGTTGTTGCCGGCCAAAGCAAGATCGACGTGGTCCTGCAAGAAGAATCAATTGGTTTGGAAGAAGTTGTTGCGATTGGTTATGGTACCATGAAGAAAAGTGATTTGACCGGTTCTGTTTCCTCCATCAACAGCGATAAATTTCAGGTGGGGGCTGGATTAACTCCGCAGGCGATTATGAAAGGGTCGATCTCCGGTGTCAGTATCAGTCAAAACTCGGGTAAACCCGGAGGTACCAACACAATCCGTGTTCGAGGCGGTACGTCAATCTCGGCTTCCAACGAACCTCTGTATGTTATCGACGGTGTTCCTATTTCTACTTCAGCAGGTGTGAGCTCTACCAAATTAAGCAGTACTTACGACTATTTTGACCAGGAGGCTGTGGACCCTTTGTCGAGTATCAACCCGAATGATATTGAGTCGATCAACATTTTGAAAGATGCGTCGGCCACTGCAATTTACGGTTCACGCGGTGCCAATGGTGTTATCATGATCACCACCAAACGAGGCAAAGCCGGCAGAACGCAACTGGATTATTCGTTCAACACCGGATTCTCAAATGCATCAAAACAGCTGGATGTTTTGACAGGTGATGAATATCGGTCGATTGTTAACGAACTTGGGTTAACGCTGGATGATAAAGGGGATAATGCGAATTGGCAAGACCGGATTGAGCGAACAGCTCTTACAACCAGTAATTTCCTGTCGTTGACAGGTGGTGTTGAGAAAAGCAACTACCGCGTATCGGTTGGTTACAGTGACCAGGAAGGTATTATCAAAAGTTCAGGCGCGAAGAATTTTAACAGTCGGGTTAATCTGACGCACACCGAACTTGACGGCAAATTGAAATTCGACGTTAACATGAGTTACGGTCAGCAAACGACCAATCAGGCTCCCGTGTCGAACACCGTAGGTAGTGAAATGGGTAGTAGTATTCTTTATGAAGCTTACGTGTTCAATCCAACCTATCCGATTTACGATGAGAACGGAGATTATTACAATGTGCCGCCTTATCGTGTTAACCCGGTTTCGTACACCACCGACCTGCTTGACGAACGGAAAAGTACCAAGTTCCTGGGGAACATCAGCGCTTCGTATAATTTCATTAAACCGCTTACTTTCCAGGTTAATGGAGGATACAATGTCAACCAGCTTGACCGTAATTCCTACATTTCAAAAAGCAACCTGCTCGGTAATGGTAATGATGGCTATGTTAATATCCAGAAGTTAGGCGATTACAATAAATTGCTCGAAACGATCCTGAAATATGATCAGAAGTTCGGAAAACACGGAATTAATGCAATGGCCGGTTATTCATACCAATATTTCTACAATGAAGGCTTTAATCAAAGTGCTTCCGGCTTCCTTTCAGATGTTTTCAAATGGTACAGTATCCAGGCAGCCACATCAATCAATATTCCAACAAGCTATGCCGAGGAGAACAAATTGATCTCCATGTACGGACGTGCAAACTATAACTATGACGACCGATACCTGTTCACAGCCACGCTGCGTCGTGATGGTTCGAGCCGGTTTGGTGCCGATAACAAATGGGGGTTATTCCCATCAGCAGCTTTTTCGTGGCGTGTTTCAAACGAAGATTTCTATAGTAGCAACCTGGTGTCCGATTTGAAATTCCGCGCCAGTTATGGTGTGACCGGTAGTCAGGAAATCGGAAACTACAATTCATTAAGTACTTTAAGTGCAAGTAGTAGTGGTTATATCGTTGGTGGCTCGAAAGTTACGATTGTAATGCCTGCCCAATATGCTAATCCGGATTTGAAATGGGAAGAAACTGCTCAGGTTGATATTGGTATTGACTTTGGATTTGTTGGAGGCCGTTTGCAGGGGAGCTTAGATTGGTACTCTAAAAAGACTTCCGATCTGTTGCTTTCTATTGATATTCCATCTCCGTCCTATATCTCCAAACAAGTTGCAAATGTCGGAGCTGTGCGCAACTCCGGGATTGAATTTACTTTAAATGCCGATTTGATTCGTTCCGGAAACTTCAAATGGAATGCAAATATCAATGTTAGCCACAACTCCAACAAAGTGCTGAGTTTGGCTAACGACAAATGGGTTGGTGAGGATATGCAAACTGCACCTTGTCAGGGACAGGGGCTATCAGGTACCTACGCTCAGTTGATTACGCCAGGCCAACCTTTGGGAACTTTCTACGGTAAGCGTTTTATTGGTTTCGATGAAGACGGATTAGAACAATATGCCAATGATGGCGAAAGTGAAGTGATTGGATGTGCCCAACCCGACTTAAGCTTTGGTTTTGCATCAAACTTTAGTTACAAAAATTGGTCGTTAGCCATGAACTTCCATGGTACTTTAGGCAACGACATCTATAATGGTACACGAAACAATCAGGCCTACCTGAGCAATTTGCCTGGTCGTAACGTATTTAAGGAAGCGGTTACAAGTGGCGTAAGCAGGAGCCAGGCAAAAGCATATTCGTCGCGGTTTATCGAAGACGGATCATTTCTCCGTTTGGATAACCTGACTTTAGGTTACACTTTCAATACAACGAACACATTCCTGTCGAATGCGAAAGTTTATGTATCCGGGCAGAACTTGTTTGTTATTACCGGTTATTCGGGTTTAGATCCGGAAGTAAACTCGGAAATATCGAGTACAGGAACTGCACCTCTGGGTATCGATTATTTGAGTTATCCAAAAGCAAGAACATTTACGCTTGGAATTAATGTGTCATTCTAA
- a CDS encoding RagB/SusD family nutrient uptake outer membrane protein, which translates to MKTYKILIALACASLVYTSCTDLDEVTYGQLSPTTYYQNETEALSSVVGVYSLLGNLHSAGGDGWRFTEYGTDEFFCPGKASGGWYDQGVDEVMTHNCTSSNGRMVTAWNTIFKEIGAANAVLESLEASPNADDLTAMIAEVRALRAFGYMRAMDFWGNVPIFTDARVESTNLPSTNTRAEVYQFVVDEFTAAAADLPSVTTVDRDAYYPRLTKESVYTALAEVYLNSEIYSGTADYSSCLEMCNNVISTNAFSLQSSVGDCFLSSNENNSEVITAISVDPAKGVGGNQFILYAQPALDQQKYGLGFGPANGYCFDDTALERYEDGDDRLLLLEYGPQYYLDGVTPLADSKGVQLNLITLVEPTRMAIADNEGYKVLKYSPVGATFTSYNADNDYVVDRYANVLLMKAEALTRLGQDATTALSLVNQIRERSNCVALTSLTLDDIDKERARELIWEGKRRADMIRFGTYFTSTWFYKQNVEDPVADAWRGLYPIPDIQITNNPNLVQNPGY; encoded by the coding sequence ATGAAAACATACAAAATATTAATAGCTTTAGCTTGTGCAAGCTTGGTTTATACTTCGTGCACCGATCTGGATGAAGTTACTTATGGCCAACTTTCACCAACGACATATTATCAGAATGAAACTGAAGCCCTTTCTTCTGTGGTTGGTGTATACAGCCTTTTGGGCAATCTACATTCCGCCGGAGGCGATGGCTGGCGTTTTACCGAATACGGAACTGATGAGTTCTTCTGCCCGGGTAAAGCAAGTGGTGGCTGGTATGATCAAGGCGTTGACGAGGTTATGACTCATAACTGTACTTCAAGCAACGGTCGTATGGTAACTGCATGGAATACGATTTTTAAGGAAATCGGCGCAGCAAACGCTGTTTTGGAAAGCTTGGAAGCTTCACCTAATGCTGATGACTTAACGGCCATGATTGCAGAAGTTCGGGCTCTGAGAGCTTTTGGGTATATGCGTGCCATGGATTTCTGGGGTAATGTGCCAATTTTTACCGATGCACGGGTTGAGTCAACCAATTTGCCAAGCACAAATACGCGTGCCGAAGTATACCAGTTTGTTGTTGACGAATTTACAGCAGCTGCTGCCGATCTTCCATCGGTTACAACAGTTGACAGAGATGCCTATTACCCTCGTTTGACAAAAGAATCGGTTTATACTGCTTTGGCTGAAGTCTATCTAAATTCCGAGATTTATTCGGGGACTGCAGATTATAGCAGTTGCTTAGAGATGTGCAACAATGTGATTAGCACGAATGCCTTTTCGCTGCAGTCAAGTGTTGGAGATTGTTTCCTATCATCCAACGAAAATAATTCGGAAGTGATCACAGCCATTTCGGTAGATCCAGCCAAAGGAGTGGGCGGTAACCAGTTTATCTTGTATGCTCAACCAGCCCTCGACCAGCAAAAATATGGCTTGGGTTTCGGTCCTGCCAATGGTTATTGCTTTGATGATACAGCTTTGGAACGCTATGAAGATGGCGACGACCGGTTGCTGTTGTTGGAATACGGTCCTCAATACTACCTGGATGGCGTGACTCCGCTTGCCGACTCGAAAGGCGTTCAGTTGAATTTAATCACATTGGTTGAGCCTACCCGTATGGCAATTGCGGATAATGAAGGTTATAAAGTGTTGAAGTATTCACCGGTCGGTGCCACCTTCACAAGCTATAATGCGGATAATGATTATGTCGTTGACCGTTATGCGAACGTTTTGCTGATGAAAGCAGAAGCCCTGACCCGACTAGGGCAGGATGCAACTACTGCATTAAGTCTTGTAAACCAAATTCGGGAAAGAAGCAATTGTGTTGCTTTAACAAGTCTGACATTGGACGACATTGACAAGGAAAGAGCACGTGAATTGATTTGGGAAGGAAAACGCCGGGCGGATATGATCCGTTTTGGGACTTATTTTACAAGTACCTGGTTCTACAAACAAAACGTTGAAGATCCGGTTGCGGATGCTTGGAGAGGTCTTTATCCAATCCCCGACATTCAAATAACAAACAATCCAAACCTGGTGCAAAACCCGGGATATTAA
- a CDS encoding alpha/beta hydrolase, with the protein MKKILITLSFLAFLSTLASAQTWNPAIPRDTSFTIYSNWQKWKKSYPDAKPAKVVIAENVQANYDVVYTTLKGTPYGDRDLHMDIFSPKQNGKYPAVLLVHGGAWATGSKANQAPIAAYLASKGYVAVAVEYQLVLEATYPAAVYNIKSAIRYLRANAEKLNIDPDKIAIGGSSAGGQLACLVGLTGDLEKFEGEQGNEGFSTSVQAIVDMDGVIDFMAPWSLKSERKPDSYDVRWLEGDFYQRPDRWKEASPIFWANEKMPPMLFLTSPHPRFTAGMNELTAMMDYWGIYHEKHTFDIKYHAFWLVEPWFDETVVYIEKFLDKVLKKEE; encoded by the coding sequence ATGAAGAAAATCTTAATCACCCTTAGTTTTCTTGCTTTTCTTTCAACTTTAGCCAGTGCTCAAACCTGGAACCCGGCGATTCCCCGTGATACCAGTTTTACGATTTACAGTAACTGGCAGAAGTGGAAAAAGAGCTATCCCGATGCTAAACCTGCGAAAGTGGTTATTGCCGAAAACGTGCAGGCCAACTACGATGTGGTTTATACAACACTGAAAGGCACTCCCTACGGCGATCGTGATTTGCACATGGATATCTTCAGTCCGAAACAGAATGGCAAGTATCCGGCCGTACTTTTGGTGCACGGAGGTGCCTGGGCAACCGGCAGCAAAGCCAATCAGGCGCCGATTGCGGCGTACCTGGCGTCGAAAGGTTATGTGGCGGTAGCGGTTGAGTACCAATTGGTGCTTGAAGCAACTTATCCGGCAGCGGTTTATAACATCAAATCTGCGATCCGTTACTTACGGGCTAACGCTGAAAAACTGAATATCGATCCTGACAAAATAGCAATTGGCGGTTCCTCTGCCGGTGGGCAGTTGGCGTGTCTGGTCGGTTTGACGGGAGACCTTGAGAAGTTCGAAGGAGAGCAGGGGAATGAAGGATTTTCAACTTCCGTACAAGCTATTGTTGATATGGATGGTGTGATTGATTTCATGGCACCGTGGTCGTTGAAAAGTGAGCGGAAGCCGGACTCCTATGATGTGCGCTGGCTCGAAGGCGACTTTTACCAACGACCGGATCGCTGGAAAGAAGCTTCCCCAATCTTTTGGGCAAACGAAAAGATGCCGCCCATGCTTTTTCTAACCAGTCCCCATCCGCGCTTTACAGCCGGAATGAACGAACTTACCGCCATGATGGACTACTGGGGAATTTACCACGAGAAGCACACTTTCGATATCAAATACCACGCGTTTTGGTTGGTTGAACCCTGGTTTGACGAAACGGTTGTTTACATCGAAAAATTCCTCGACAAAGTTCTAAAAAAGGAAGAATAA
- a CDS encoding pectate lyase family protein, giving the protein MNHIANRFRLLFVTLLLGTTVAATAAVPLKSSEKQIAFPGAEGCGKYTTGGRGGKVIAVTNLNDSGEGSLRAALNEEGIRTIIFQVSGTIALKSELRVRYGNFTLAGQTAPGDGICVAGYPVLIDVDNVIIRYMRFRLGDENKVEADAMSIRHSKNILIDHCSFSWATDECASLYEMHESTVQWCIISEALNNSVHRKGEHGYGGIWGGENVSFHHNLFAHNSSRNPRFNGSRYNVPWTDVVDFRNNVIYNWKVNSTYAGEKAEQNMVANYYKPGPATPEKLSHRIFNVFRAKDDLPFGQFYIADNYVFENEKVTKDNWNGGVDLDEGAVLEKAKSDNPFPFCPIEQETAQEAYLSVLKGSGDSFVRDAVDQRIVKEVETGTATFRGSRGNLPGIIDSQTDVGGYPELKSKPAPKDTDGDGIPDKWEEQKGLNPKDAADGSAYKLSDDYTNLEVYLNELVATK; this is encoded by the coding sequence ATGAATCACATCGCAAATCGTTTTAGACTGTTATTTGTAACACTGCTTTTGGGGACCACAGTCGCAGCTACAGCAGCTGTCCCTTTGAAATCTTCAGAAAAACAAATTGCATTTCCTGGTGCTGAAGGCTGTGGGAAATATACCACCGGAGGTCGTGGCGGAAAAGTGATTGCCGTCACAAACCTGAATGATTCGGGGGAAGGAAGCCTGCGGGCTGCCCTAAACGAAGAAGGAATACGGACAATCATTTTTCAAGTGTCCGGAACAATAGCGCTGAAATCGGAGCTGCGGGTTCGCTACGGCAATTTTACCCTGGCAGGTCAAACTGCCCCGGGCGATGGTATTTGCGTTGCGGGCTACCCCGTTCTGATTGATGTCGACAATGTGATTATCCGCTACATGCGCTTCCGCTTGGGCGATGAAAATAAGGTAGAAGCGGACGCCATGTCGATTCGACATTCAAAAAATATTCTGATTGACCACTGCAGCTTCAGTTGGGCAACCGACGAATGTGCGTCGCTTTACGAGATGCACGAGTCAACCGTGCAATGGTGCATTATTTCGGAAGCACTGAACAACTCGGTTCACCGCAAAGGAGAACATGGTTACGGTGGTATTTGGGGAGGCGAAAATGTGAGCTTCCATCACAACCTGTTTGCACACAATTCGAGTCGAAACCCACGCTTCAACGGTTCGCGCTACAATGTGCCCTGGACCGATGTGGTCGACTTCCGCAATAACGTCATCTACAACTGGAAAGTAAACAGCACTTATGCCGGCGAAAAGGCCGAGCAAAATATGGTCGCCAATTATTACAAACCCGGTCCGGCGACTCCGGAAAAGCTTTCACATCGCATTTTTAATGTTTTTAGGGCGAAGGACGATTTGCCCTTTGGTCAGTTCTACATTGCCGATAACTACGTGTTTGAAAATGAAAAGGTGACTAAGGACAATTGGAACGGAGGTGTTGATCTGGATGAGGGAGCCGTTCTGGAAAAGGCGAAATCGGACAATCCTTTTCCGTTTTGCCCGATTGAGCAGGAAACAGCACAGGAAGCTTATCTGTCGGTGTTAAAAGGCAGTGGTGATAGCTTTGTCCGCGATGCGGTGGATCAGCGGATCGTAAAAGAAGTGGAGACCGGAACGGCGACGTTTCGTGGCTCACGGGGAAATTTGCCCGGAATTATCGATTCGCAAACCGATGTTGGTGGCTACCCTGAATTGAAATCCAAACCCGCGCCGAAAGATACCGATGGCGACGGCATACCCGATAAATGGGAAGAGCAAAAAGGATTAAATCCGAAAGATGCAGCAGATGGCTCAGCCTATAAATTGTCGGATGACTATACGAATTTGGAAGTGTACTTAAACGAATTAGTTGCAACTAAATAA
- a CDS encoding pectinesterase family protein, with protein MKRLQILLLALLAGFMVEAKDVKADFIVDQSGTGDFKTVQEAIDAVPDFRKNETVVLIKNGIYKEKLVLPTSKRQVTFIGENKMKTIITYDDYAQKMNVFGEEKGTTGSSGFFIFADDFKAENITFENSSGPVGQAVAVRISGDKIIFNNCRFLGNQDTLYPQGDRSRQYYKNCYIEGTVDFIFGWSIAVFDNCEIFCKTSGYVTAASTQETNKYGFVFRNCNITGDAEDSTFFLGRPWRPYSNVVYLNCNLGAQIKAEGWNNWGKESNEETAFYAEYRSTGPGANAEARAAWSHQLTDEEADQYTLKNIFGSESVSPAFADDWIPEL; from the coding sequence ATGAAAAGATTACAAATTTTACTGCTCGCTTTGCTGGCGGGGTTTATGGTTGAGGCGAAGGATGTTAAAGCCGACTTTATCGTGGATCAGTCGGGCACTGGCGATTTTAAAACGGTTCAGGAAGCCATTGATGCTGTTCCCGATTTTCGGAAGAATGAAACGGTCGTTCTCATTAAAAACGGGATTTACAAAGAGAAACTGGTTTTACCAACCAGCAAACGCCAGGTCACTTTTATTGGCGAGAATAAAATGAAAACGATCATCACCTACGACGATTACGCGCAAAAAATGAATGTTTTTGGCGAAGAAAAAGGAACGACCGGTTCATCGGGCTTTTTCATTTTCGCCGATGATTTTAAAGCCGAAAATATCACTTTCGAAAATTCGTCCGGTCCGGTAGGGCAAGCTGTGGCAGTGCGCATATCCGGCGACAAAATCATTTTCAACAATTGTCGCTTCCTGGGAAATCAGGATACACTGTATCCGCAAGGCGATCGTAGCCGGCAGTATTACAAAAATTGCTACATCGAAGGAACAGTCGACTTCATTTTTGGTTGGTCGATTGCGGTGTTCGATAACTGCGAAATCTTCTGTAAAACGAGTGGATACGTCACAGCAGCTTCAACCCAGGAAACCAACAAATACGGATTTGTTTTCCGGAACTGCAATATCACGGGTGATGCTGAAGACAGCACCTTTTTCCTGGGACGTCCGTGGCGTCCGTATTCAAATGTGGTTTACCTGAATTGTAATCTGGGAGCGCAAATTAAAGCGGAAGGTTGGAACAATTGGGGAAAAGAAAGCAACGAGGAAACTGCTTTTTATGCCGAATATAGAAGTACCGGTCCGGGAGCAAATGCGGAAGCACGTGCGGCCTGGTCTCATCAGCTGACCGA